Proteins encoded in a region of the Bacteroidales bacterium WCE2004 genome:
- a CDS encoding Lamin Tail Domain — MKQLIIASVAVLMALTACVKDDVYPYTSFSGMENTIAYNENDDVTVTVKASALTKINEINLIYSVDKAAPKTVAMTLDGKKYKGVIPAQAMDAVVEYYVEAKTDGAVSKSAVATYTVGVIPIDFTPLKLNELNGNEKFIEIVNTGSKDIDMRGVYLQKDGNTKWTAAEGITLKAGKFLLLYSSDVTATGGAHEGYDAGLVFDGGLSAKKAVRVQLFDPRGNSLDDFNLTTLLKSQAPASYGVNDNGAWYYQEATPGAKNINGTDVVFE, encoded by the coding sequence ATGAAACAGCTCATTATAGCATCCGTTGCCGTCCTGATGGCCCTTACCGCCTGCGTGAAGGACGACGTGTATCCGTATACTTCCTTCTCCGGCATGGAGAACACCATCGCATACAATGAAAATGACGATGTGACGGTCACCGTCAAGGCCTCGGCCCTGACGAAGATCAACGAGATCAACCTGATCTACAGCGTGGACAAGGCCGCCCCCAAGACGGTCGCCATGACGCTGGACGGCAAGAAATACAAGGGCGTCATCCCCGCCCAGGCCATGGACGCCGTCGTGGAATACTACGTAGAAGCCAAGACGGACGGCGCCGTGTCCAAGTCGGCCGTCGCCACCTATACCGTGGGCGTGATCCCCATCGACTTCACCCCGCTGAAGCTGAACGAGCTCAACGGCAACGAGAAGTTCATCGAGATCGTCAACACGGGCTCCAAGGACATCGACATGCGTGGCGTCTATCTCCAGAAGGACGGCAACACCAAGTGGACCGCCGCCGAGGGCATCACCCTCAAGGCCGGCAAGTTCCTCCTGCTCTACAGCTCGGACGTGACCGCTACGGGCGGCGCCCATGAAGGTTATGACGCCGGACTCGTCTTCGACGGCGGCCTGTCCGCCAAGAAGGCCGTCCGCGTGCAGCTGTTCGACCCCCGCGGCAACAGCCTGGACGACTTCAACCTGACCACCCTGCTCAAGAGCCAGGCTCCCGCTTCCTACGGCGTCAACGACAACGGCGCCTGGTACTACCAGGAGGCGACCCCGGGTGCCAAGAACATCAACGGCACCGACGTAGTTTTTGAATAA
- a CDS encoding anion transporter codes for MTTETKTKAAFDPLDMGNYKVEKLPKMQKSKFEIWMARLGGPLAVVAFVWICWFCHVGFIDNLDTGLLASTAQKRLDALGLAGFIRANYAMLAIFVASLILWMTEAIPNYLTSLVLILLTVLFNVTTQKEALAQLGHPVMWLNILSFVLASMLVKTQFAKRLALAFVIRFGKSAKGVLWSFLVINLVLSAFISATTVKATIMLPIFMVICAIYGASGGHRNNFGRNLVIQNLFQVNIGANAFYTGSGAHLLAISLIAGFVGSCDFGYKDWLVAVGPMSVIILVVGLLLGMYVFFPMKKEEQVPQIEGGIERLKGELAAMGKMSAEEWKAVGIFLVVLFLWVTKGSFHNIDETIVALIGAVLALIPGIGVVKWNDVDIPWHLMLFSAGAYVLGSGLNATDLPNTMVNAAFDSLGITADTPFWVLYVILTFLMMYSGLVFQSKTIRTMVFVPIALGVEKRFNFPPMSLALPVAMLIEHCYVLPFNSKPAALLYNTNQYSQTDAFKYGITMMTFSWLLILVFGETLLKWLQITPGLF; via the coding sequence ATGACGACAGAGACCAAGACAAAGGCGGCGTTCGATCCGCTGGACATGGGCAACTACAAGGTTGAGAAACTGCCCAAGATGCAGAAATCGAAGTTCGAGATCTGGATGGCCCGGCTGGGCGGTCCATTGGCGGTCGTCGCCTTTGTCTGGATCTGTTGGTTCTGCCACGTCGGCTTCATCGACAACCTGGACACGGGCCTGCTTGCCTCCACGGCGCAGAAGCGGCTCGACGCCCTGGGGCTGGCCGGATTCATCCGGGCCAACTATGCGATGCTGGCCATCTTCGTGGCGAGCCTCATCCTGTGGATGACGGAGGCCATTCCCAATTACCTGACTTCCCTCGTCCTCATCCTGCTGACGGTCCTGTTCAACGTGACCACGCAGAAGGAGGCGCTGGCCCAGCTGGGCCATCCCGTGATGTGGCTCAATATCCTGAGCTTCGTGCTCGCTTCGATGCTCGTGAAGACGCAGTTCGCCAAGCGGCTGGCCCTTGCCTTCGTGATCCGCTTCGGCAAGAGCGCCAAGGGCGTGCTGTGGAGTTTCCTGGTGATCAACCTGGTGCTGTCGGCCTTCATCTCCGCGACGACGGTCAAGGCCACGATCATGCTCCCGATCTTCATGGTCATCTGCGCCATCTACGGCGCGTCCGGCGGCCACCGCAACAACTTCGGCCGCAACCTCGTCATCCAGAACCTCTTCCAGGTGAACATCGGCGCCAATGCCTTCTATACGGGCTCCGGCGCGCACCTGCTGGCCATTTCCCTCATCGCCGGGTTCGTGGGCTCCTGTGACTTCGGCTACAAGGACTGGCTGGTGGCCGTCGGACCGATGTCGGTCATCATCCTGGTGGTGGGCCTGCTCCTGGGCATGTACGTGTTCTTCCCGATGAAGAAGGAAGAGCAGGTGCCCCAGATCGAGGGCGGCATCGAGCGCCTGAAAGGCGAACTCGCCGCCATGGGCAAGATGTCCGCGGAGGAGTGGAAGGCCGTGGGCATCTTCCTGGTGGTCCTCTTCCTGTGGGTCACCAAAGGCAGCTTCCACAACATCGACGAGACGATCGTCGCCCTGATCGGCGCTGTCCTGGCCCTGATTCCGGGCATCGGCGTCGTGAAATGGAACGACGTCGACATCCCCTGGCACCTGATGCTCTTCTCCGCCGGCGCCTATGTGCTCGGCAGCGGCCTCAATGCCACGGACCTTCCCAACACGATGGTCAACGCGGCCTTCGATTCGCTGGGCATCACCGCCGACACCCCGTTCTGGGTGCTCTATGTCATCCTCACTTTCCTGATGATGTACTCCGGCCTGGTGTTCCAGTCCAAGACCATCCGGACGATGGTGTTCGTCCCCATCGCCCTGGGCGTGGAGAAGCGTTTCAACTTCCCGCCCATGAGCCTCGCCCTTCCGGTGGCGATGCTCATCGAGCACTGCTACGTGCTCCCGTTCAACAGCAAGCCCGCCGCGCTGCTGTACAACACGAACCAATACAGCCAGACCGATGCCTTCAAGTACGGCATCACGATGATGACCTTCTCCTGGCTGCTCATCCTGGTCTTCGGTGAGACCCTGCTCAAGTGGCTGCAGATCACGCCGGGACTGTTTTAA
- a CDS encoding phosphate-selective porin OprO and OprP, with protein sequence MIAILLTTLSAAFAQEAVKYNQYGVAVSSDRLDVEAQDGILVIASPKSNYKLWFDIRVQADAAAFFGAPSYADPIGDGISIRRARFAVKGQMDENWYGEFDMDLANGLVELKDAIVRYTGLPNWEIQVGNFKENFSIQRNTTSRYLQFMERPMVCSALTPSRHFGLNAKYAKDWIWASAGIFGPEIAGAEEWQYIADNNKDFGYNSGMSLTGKLVFRPLYKMDNASLHIGAAASYRTPKASAEKYGFYRASSRNSTSINRKKYLDTSDLPDYDHNLVWTVELAGHYKGLRYEAAYVQDNVSFKADAADPAPKMFNGWYAQAGYLLFGGTQRYDANGGKYTKIKPGRKWGDIELCARYEYCNLNSGNVFGGAAEAYTLGLNYWVTNNVKMQVNYQFNNNDRYANGKNKLFVGLDESGAPTKDYAKVVTEKGKAGVDYHMIAVRFEIDF encoded by the coding sequence ATGATTGCAATCCTGCTGACGACCCTGTCAGCGGCATTTGCCCAGGAAGCCGTCAAGTACAACCAGTACGGTGTGGCGGTGTCTTCCGACCGTTTGGACGTGGAAGCCCAGGACGGCATCCTCGTCATAGCCTCCCCGAAGTCGAATTATAAACTCTGGTTCGACATCCGTGTCCAGGCCGACGCCGCCGCCTTCTTCGGCGCCCCCTCGTACGCCGACCCGATCGGCGACGGCATCAGCATCCGCCGCGCCCGTTTCGCCGTGAAGGGCCAGATGGACGAGAACTGGTACGGCGAGTTCGACATGGACCTCGCCAACGGCCTGGTAGAACTCAAGGACGCCATCGTGCGTTATACCGGCCTTCCCAACTGGGAGATCCAGGTCGGTAACTTCAAGGAGAACTTCTCCATCCAGCGCAACACCACCTCCCGCTACCTCCAGTTCATGGAGCGCCCGATGGTCTGCTCTGCCCTGACTCCTTCCCGTCACTTCGGTCTCAACGCCAAGTACGCCAAGGATTGGATCTGGGCCAGCGCCGGCATCTTCGGACCCGAAATCGCCGGTGCCGAGGAGTGGCAGTACATCGCCGACAACAACAAGGACTTCGGCTACAACTCCGGCATGTCCCTCACCGGCAAGCTCGTTTTCCGTCCGCTCTACAAGATGGACAACGCCAGCCTGCACATCGGCGCCGCCGCATCCTACCGCACGCCGAAGGCCAGCGCCGAGAAGTACGGCTTCTACCGTGCCAGCTCCCGCAACTCCACCAGCATCAACCGCAAGAAGTATCTGGATACCAGCGACCTCCCCGACTATGACCACAATCTCGTGTGGACCGTCGAGCTGGCCGGCCACTACAAGGGCCTGCGCTATGAGGCTGCCTACGTCCAGGACAACGTGTCCTTCAAGGCCGATGCCGCGGATCCTGCCCCCAAGATGTTCAACGGCTGGTACGCCCAGGCCGGCTACCTCCTGTTCGGCGGCACCCAGCGCTACGATGCCAACGGCGGCAAGTACACCAAGATCAAGCCCGGCAGGAAGTGGGGAGACATCGAGCTCTGCGCCCGTTATGAGTACTGCAACCTGAACAGCGGCAACGTGTTCGGCGGCGCCGCAGAGGCTTACACCCTGGGTCTCAATTACTGGGTCACCAACAACGTGAAGATGCAGGTGAACTATCAGTTCAACAACAACGACCGCTACGCCAACGGCAAGAACAAGCTCTTCGTCGGCCTGGACGAGTCTGGCGCCCCCACCAAGGACTACGCCAAGGTGGTCACGGAGAAGGGTAAGGCCGGTGTCGACTACCACATGATCGCCGTCCGTTTTGAAATTGACTTCTAA
- a CDS encoding adenylate cyclase, with protein MAQEIEKKFLVKGDFKAEVSKATRITQGYLCSVPERTVRVRVKGEKGFITVKGIGNASGAARFEWEKEIPVDEVKSLLELAEPGVIDKTRYLVKNTDGKHTWEVDEFYGDNDGLTVAEIELADENEPFDKPAWLGEEVTGDPKYFNSMLMKNPYKNWK; from the coding sequence ATGGCACAGGAAATCGAAAAGAAATTCTTGGTGAAGGGCGACTTCAAGGCTGAGGTCAGCAAGGCCACCCGCATCACCCAGGGCTATCTCTGCAGCGTGCCTGAGCGCACCGTACGCGTCCGCGTGAAGGGCGAGAAGGGATTCATCACCGTCAAGGGCATCGGCAACGCCTCCGGCGCGGCCCGCTTCGAGTGGGAGAAGGAAATCCCCGTGGATGAGGTGAAGTCGCTGCTCGAGCTCGCCGAACCCGGCGTGATCGACAAGACCCGCTACCTGGTGAAGAACACCGACGGCAAGCACACCTGGGAAGTGGACGAGTTCTACGGAGACAACGACGGCCTGACCGTCGCCGAGATCGAGCTCGCCGACGAGAACGAGCCTTTCGACAAGCCCGCGTGGCTGGGCGAAGAGGTGACCGGCGATCCCAAGTACTTCAACTCCATGCTCATGAAGAACCCCTACAAGAACTGGAAGTAA